The region GGCGGAGGGGTGAAAAATAACCGGACCTACGAACAGCAACTCGCCTTCGAGGAAGCTAATGGGAAAAAGGTCCAGCGGCTGCTTCCCGACTTCGCCAAGGACGATCTGGCAACGATCGCGAAGTTTGTGGCCCAGGCTGCGTCGTCGTTTGGAGCGGGCGTGGATCAGATCCTCGAGTTCATTACGCCGCAGCTCGAAGCAAACGGACGGAATGTCGAGGAATTCAACAAGCTTGTTCGAGAGCAACTGGCCGAAGCCCAGGCTGCCGCAGGCGACACCGACACCGTGGTCGCCGGACTTGTTGGCCGGGGCGGCGGCGGTCTGACGGCGTTGACATTTGCCGCGCGCGAAGGTGACCTGGAATCACAAAAGCCCTCGCCGCAGCGGGCGCCGACCTCAACCAGGCCACGGAATATGGCTGGACGCCGCTCCTGACGGCCACCAACAACCGGCATTACCAGCTGGCCACCTGGCTTGTCGAACACGGCGCGAACGTGAATCTCCAGAATAAAGGCGGGTGGACGCCGCTCTACCTCGCGACGGACAATCGCAACATCGAAGGCGGCGACTACCCCGTGCCCCAGCCGGACATGAATCATCTCGAATTCATCAAGGTCCTGCTGGATCACGGAGCCGATCCCCAGTTTGCGACCGACTTCGGCAATACAGCTCTCTCTGCCGCCGCCGGAATCGGCTGGGTTGAGGGCGTCACCTATGAGCACTCGGCCGCTCAAAACGTCGAAGCGGTCAAGATGCTCCTGAACCTTGGCCTGGACGCGAATTCCGTGAACCGCGACGGAAGAACCCCCTTGATGGGCGCCGCACTCAAAGGCCGGAGCGATGTCGTTCAGCTGCTGGTCGACCACGGCGCGAAACTGGACACCCGCGACCACGGCAGCCGCGACACCGACACCAGCGTCTCCAAAATCGCCGGCCACACCTGGCAGGCGCTCGACTATGCGGACGGGCTGGTCCGCGTCGGCGTGCAGTCTGCCGTGACACATCCCGAAACCGCAGCTCTGCTTCGAAAGTTGATGATGGAGAAAAGCCTGCCGGTGCCTCCCGCGAATCGAATTGTGGATTCCATCTGCATCGTCGAAATCTGCAAAGAGAGACAATCCGCGCCGTAGGGCGCCGCACATCCGCAAAATTCGCGCAGTCATCTCCGCGCCTGCAACATAAACTTAAAAATATGAAACAGGTGCTGTTTGCGCTCGTGTCTTTCT is a window of Terriglobia bacterium DNA encoding:
- a CDS encoding ankyrin repeat domain-containing protein encodes the protein MTKALAAAGADLNQATEYGWTPLLTATNNRHYQLATWLVEHGANVNLQNKGGWTPLYLATDNRNIEGGDYPVPQPDMNHLEFIKVLLDHGADPQFATDFGNTALSAAAGIGWVEGVTYEHSAAQNVEAVKMLLNLGLDANSVNRDGRTPLMGAALKGRSDVVQLLVDHGAKLDTRDHGSRDTDTSVSKIAGHTWQALDYADGLVRVGVQSAVTHPETAALLRKLMMEKSLPVPPANRIVDSICIVEICKERQSAP